One region of Zingiber officinale cultivar Zhangliang chromosome 7B, Zo_v1.1, whole genome shotgun sequence genomic DNA includes:
- the LOC122006393 gene encoding serine/threonine-protein kinase SMG1-like isoform X2: protein MQGHLPHHHHHHHLQQQLAALLSAALPQSSSSSSAAAPGAVSEVAGSSPSSSQATPEGQIDRAGDDSRIGAIESLQRIILYPANGIVISHSSHFLSQGLGQLLSDKSFTVRRAAAITYGSLCSVLVSTSVGSNSVQNHGLALADRFMAWALPLLGDNGVANGSEQLALESLKEFLNAGDANSIEPFVPLILKACQELLEDERTSLSLLHKLLGLLTLISLKFGNCFQPHFADIVDLLLGWAFMPDLSKSGRMIIMNSFLQFQKHWLCNLPFSLGLLSKFLGDIEVLIQDISTEVGSQFGRLLALFSCFSTILQVISSAKTEIHTLEEVKETLESMAPRLLRCMTIFGRKFGLTKWMGESWRCLILLAEILEERFSNSYPITVDIFFQSLINIPSLQVNALIKTNLQLLSRQKLALVPSSVRTLLGFFSPFSQLRLHPNHLVVASCASTYLFFLQHGADAVVIEAITLLIEELELSKIMLGKIKGYFGDTNELLLNFLPDDQVKLELGSSKAYSETELISLIKFDLNALLSSVARCSSEILEDQVVINTHRYERSKKLASLVLEKLNPFESPFESFSELQFLIIKILKKLSEAEISSKFTILQASSEKESSNSDENFQISHQAKKDAVTEYKKKYTNCIVRALGINLPLSVKLEALDWISSFSWMVATMDKNSCILLSIYDPYANDSVDSDLLDVIFDAAYVRESKVRSLVASVLEVLLLARLIDHAYFHVVSELVLDKLGDPDVSVKNAFARILPVVLPLTIYSCGLNGRTRFYDLLMNSTIKNYNLAWKSVFALKHSSRKLHSHQFVSIMSYISQRWKVPLSSWIQRLIFSCDCKKELLSSKEERDREPLDGDTWNHSKAEESVFDKICPVNNIAAVWWAIHEAARHCVALRLRTNLGGPTQTFADLERMLLDIPNVLLLDAEQSDSKYIAQSNAHLLTMRLLLDFVEALKKNVYNAYEGSFIFPPCTRQSSIFFRANKKVCEEWFSRICEPMMNSGLALHCHDATIQYCFLRLQDLRNLSVSALLEKPRGSSLSESVHIRNRITGDVLKVVRYASLALCRNYEPEALSGLQKWVAVQFSTLFKEDKQIIQGVTGTFGYLSWITGLVYQSQGQYEKAAAFFSHMLQSEVALTLLGSDGIQFIISRVIECYTSVSDWNSLENWLTELQSLRAMHAGKAYSGALTTAGNEVNAVHALARFDLGDFQAAWSYLDLTPKSSCEIALDPKIALERSEQMLLRSMLKGDGSVHKFKEELEKAKLMLDEALSVVPLDGLPQAAACAIQLHCIHVFEEGIRSNSQDHEKKLPSVLESFHQVLSSPISRVYQDCGLWIKVFRIYRTLMPTSLTTLLLCQQLIAVGRKKNNFMLADRMIQYLKDHIWMSSKGIHTDLALTMQYEDILLNYAKDNHEMAMLDMCSLISSDALSASAISSETCRILRAKACLKLSNWLRQGSPNHDFKNVLKIHQLLLTNSECTLFMRTDLTDSGINPEWDYNKVIDELVGATRKMSCNICPTMGKAWLSYASWCFQQAEGSPLVNETVLQSCSLSPVLCPEISPYRCKMTEVEICKVEATVRRFLSDINTYSANDLDEERSNFSNLQEKEAHISSLVEQAIYIMQAAAGAPGSESYNAECPSAAVSSRLQVLFLDKNGGMRKHDALPLINELVSIWWSVRERQTSLYGHAAHCYLKYLSYSSKYLAFSPNNVLNNEKKKSCTLRAMLYVLHIVMNYGYELRETLPHDLAIVPLSPLQEVIPQLFARLSSHPKQHVRKQLEGLLMMLAKSCPWSIVYPTLVDMNANEGQPLEELQQIHDCLFKLYPKLVQDVQLVINEMGMITILWEELWLSTLQDLHTDVIRRINTLKVEAARVAENPTLSDAEKNKINAAKYSAMMAPVVVALERRLTSTSREPRTSNELWFRQEYFEQLKSATLNFKTPPKSSTALGDVWRPFDTIATSLATHHRKSCVSLIDVAPCLASLMSSDVPMPGFEKQISMFDTSGSSTIDNAGIITICSFGEQVTILSTKTKPKKLILKGSDGQMYTYLLKGREDLRLDARIMQLLQAINNCLSSCDDTRGRELTIRYYSVTPISGRAGLIQWIDNITSIYSVYKTWQINTQMTQISAADAVNVSNLPAVPRPSDMFYGKIIPALKEKGIRRVISRRDWPLEVKRKVFLELTKETPKQLLWQELWCASEGFKAFSTKAKRFSGSIAAMSIVGYILGLGDRHLDNVLMDFSSGEIVHIDYNVCFDKGRRLKVPEIVPFRLTQIIETALGLTGTEGAFRSNCEAVLKVLQKNKDIILMLLEVFIWDPLVEWTRGDIHDEAAIGGEEKKGMEMAVSLSLFASRVQEMRVPLQEHHDHMVATLPFVESALKAFLDSLNQYEVISTVFYHADKERKSLMQREASTKLVVTEATSICEKSRTTFEVQAHEFAQAKAMAAEKAQEASLWIDQHGGVLDALGSGTIPDANSLLMVRGTEESLSLVSAVVISGVPLTIVPEPTQAQCFDLDKEVSHLIDELDSGLSCAIEALNEYALALKKVLPLSYIASSPVHGWAQVLQLSVNSLSSEALLLSNNHAAELIAKSKGEGFDSVRQQHQELLHKVEIYAIEIEKNAAERSVLMESIGADTAANSKERLLSSFTKFMQAVSFQRNEDDKFKTLPGQSKCDGSKVAKSQEDLDEKKMKAFSVLCVAVIDLYKDIKTNMTYFSDRFTERRTAEIGSQADTGTAFIRFEEQIEKSVLVAGFVSEVQELIQIVLPFTDITVENTTVAFSQNWASIFQACVRSSNQLLEQITGTLLPEIIRSAVTYNSETMEAFGLLSQIRGSIDTSLEKLLEVELERASLLELEKSYFMKVGLITEQQLALGEAALSGRDNLSWEEAEEIASQEEACRSQLDQLHQSWNQKDTQSSSLKRREVNIINSLSSSQQYFTSLMNTEEEGYLHARRSKALLAALEKPFAELESVNHDLVSHGTIPINSDGSTYKLTDSVTSGSAISESVWDFTFLLRDHAFFIWKISIMDSILDMCFHEISSSLDSNVGFDQLYKSLKKKLEIHLQDRIYRYLIGRVAPAFVTELTKQTEHLQHMVEARREFVFDQAKKDSGSVRKISLMLEQYCDAHETTRAAQSAVSLMTRQENELTEALAETVLEIVQMEWLHDLSSPYLLKTKVSSEKFLGADKLYPLVLDINRPKLLEKLQSSMSLVARSVECLQACERTSASAEGQLERAMAWACAGSTAVGTGSTSKISGIPAEFHDHLIRRRQLLWAVQEQASDIIKICNSVMEFEASRDGLFWIPGEKTSGRTTADGRTWQQAYLNTLTRLDVCYHSFNCAEQEWKMAESNMEASANALFAATSELHITSVKANSASDDLHKIVAVMIEHAIGANAALSSFIHISRSHTALTSECGSMLEEVLAITEGLEDVYILGKEAATAHGALMADLSKAHSIIFPLEASLSADLAAVADTSFKDKDNNKEISLVRGQSLYQTYIFRLREAYQSLAPLVLSLTNYVKELHSTLTKLARVSNLHAGNLHQALEGLGESQISRSQNLAISGSEPSNNVILLNESGGFLESSGEIVENLVTNVGFLHDEGWISAPDHTYTSSEGSTIILSGSSTFEKSDHVEQCFGSNTTGEDTSISISDKITEGFETISVDSENQQSKYISQDVAIGLSSIAPSDLGKGKSEVVKDLMGDNEDYSKLVDERGEILVDSSCPDVANQKTRGKNAYALTVLKQVELKIDGRSIDDRSSEVSEQVDYLIKQATSIDNLCNMYEGWTPWI, encoded by the exons ATGCAAGGTCACCTCCCTCACCACCACCATCATCACCACCTCCAACAACAGCTAGCCGCTCTACTCTCCGCCGCCCTTCCccagtcctcctcctcctcctccgctgcCGCCCCCGGGGCCGTAAGCGAGGTCGCCGGTTCCTCACCTTCCTCGTCTCAGGCGACGCCTGAAGGGCAGATCGATAGAGCCGGTGACGATTCACGGATTGGTGCAATTGAATCCCTTCAGCGCATCATCCTTTATCCTGCCAATGGGATCGTCATCTCCCACTCATCTCATTTTCTTTCCCAGGGCTTGGGCCAACTTCTTTCTGACAA GTCTTTCACTGTGAGGCGAGCCGCTGCGATTACCTATGGATCTCTTTGTTCTGTTCTGGTTTCAACTTCAGTTGGTTCAAATAGTGTCCAAAATCATGGTCTGGCATTGGCTGACAGATTCATGGCTTGGGCTCTCCCCCTTCTCGGTGACAACGGTGTTGCGAATGGTTCTGAGCAATTGGCATTGGAGAGTCTCAAAGAGTTCCTTAATGCTGGGGATGCTAATAGCATTGAACCCTTTGTCCCGCTGATCCTCAAAGCAtgtcaagagcttcttgaggatgagaGGACCTCCCTTAGCTTACTCCATAAGCTCCTTGGTCTTCTTACTTTGATTTCTTTGAAATTTGGGAACTGCTTCCAGCCACATTTTGCTGACATTGTTGACTTGCTTTTGGGGTGGGCTTTCATGCCTGATCTCTCTAAATCTGGTAGAATGATAATTATGAATAGTTTCTTGCAATTCCAGAAGCACTGGCTGTGCAATTTACCATTTTCGCTAGGGTTGCTATCAAAATTTTTAGGCGACATTGAAGTTCTTATTCAGGATATCAGTACTGAAGTTGGCAGTCAGTTTGGGAGGTTGCTTGCTCTTTTTTCCTGTTTCTCAACAATTCTACAAGTTATATCTTCAGCCAAGACAGAAATTCACACACTTGAGGAGGTGAAAGAAACTTTGGAGAGCATGGCTCCCCGATTACTTAGGTGTATGACAATTTTTGGTAGGAAATTTGGGTTGACAAAATGGATGGGAGAATCTTGGAGATGTTTGATTCTTCTGGCAGAAATTCTTGAAGAAAGGTTCTCTAACTCCTATCCAATCACTGTTGATATTTTTTTCCAAAGTTTGATAAACATTCCATCCTTGCAGGTTAATGCATTGATTAAGACTAATTTGCAACTGTTATCTAGACAAAAGTTGGCATTAGTTCCTTCCTCTGTGAGGACTCTATTAGGATTTTTTTCCCCATTTTCTCAGTTGCGCCTGCATCCAAATCACCTTGTAGTTGCAAGCTGTGCTTCAACTTACCTTTTTTTCCTTCAACATGGGGCTGATGCTGTTGTTATTGAAGCTATTACCTTATTGATTGAAGAGTTAGAGTTGTCAAAAATTATGCTTGGAAAAATTAAAGGGTATTTTGGTGATACCAATGAGCTTTTGTTGAATTTTCTCCCAGACGACCAAGTGAAACTAGAATTAGGTTCTAGCAAGGCCTATTCGGAAACTGAATTGATTTCCTTAATAAAGTTTGATCTAAATGCATTGTTAAGCTCTGTTGCTCGTTGTTCTTCTGAGATTTTGGAAGATCAGGTTGTCATCAACACACATAGATATGAGCGATCAAAGAAGCTAGCGTCTTTGGTTTTAGAGAAGCTCAATCCTTTTGAATCTCCCTTTGAAAGTTTCTCTGAGTTGCAATTCcttattattaaaatattgaaAAAGTTAAGTGAGGCTGAGATTTCAAGTAAATTTACAATTTTGCAAGCTTCTTCGGAGAAGGAATCTAGTAATTCtgatgaaaattttcaaataagcCATCAAGCAAAGAAGGATGCTGTTACtgaatataaaaagaaatatactaaCTGCATTGTTAGGGCACTTGGCATTAATTTGCCTCTTTCTGTGAAGCTGGAAGCCCTTGACTGGATCAGCTCATTTAGCTGGATGGTTGCAACTATGGATAAGAATTCATGCATATTGTTATCAATATATGATCCGTATGCAAATGATAGTGTTGATAGTGATTTACTTGATGTAATTTTTGATGCAGCATATGTGAGGGAATCTAAGGTGAGATCTCTTGTGGCATCTGTCTTGGAAGTTCTTCTATTGGCAAGGCTAATTGATCATGCATATTTTCACGTTGTCTCAGAGCTTGTGCTGGATAAACTTGGTGATCCAGATGTATCTGTCAAAAATGCATTTGCCAGAATACTTCCTGTTGTGCTACCTTTGACAATATATTCGTGTGGTCTGAATGGTAGAACTAGGTTTTATGATTTGCTAATGAATTCTACCATCAAGAACTATAACTTGGCTTGGAAGAGTGTATTTGCCTTGAAGCATTCTTCAAGAAAACTACATTCGCATCAATTTGTCTCAATTATGAGTTACATATCACAGAGATGGAAGGTGCCTCTATCTTCTTGGATCCAAAGATTAATATTTAGTTGTGACTGTAAAAAAGAGCTACTTTCTAGTAAGGAGGAAAGAGACAGAGAGCCTCTTGATGGTGACACATGGAATCACAGCAAGGCTGAAGAATCTGTATTTGATAAAATATGCCCAGTCAATAACATAGCTGCTGTTTGGTGGGCAATCCATGAAGCTGCTAGACATTGCGTTGCTCTTCGTCTACGAACTAACCTCGGTGGTCCCACCCAGACTTTTGCTGATTTAGAGCGTATGCttttagacatacctaatgtaCTTTTGCTAGATGCAGAACAAAGTGACAGCAAGTACATAGCACAATCCAATGCTCACCTGCTAACAATGCGTTTGCTTCTGGATTTTGTTGAAGCTTTGAAGAAAAATGTTTACAATGCCTATGAAGGTTCTTTCATTTTTCCTCCATGTACTCGGCAAAGTTCCATATTCTTCCGAGCAAATAAGAAAGTTTGTGAGGAATGGTTTTCCCGAATATGTGAACCTATGATGAATTCTGGGCTGGCATTGCATTGCCATGATGCTACTATCCAATACTGCTTCTTGCGGTTGCAGGATCTCAGAAATTTATCTGTGTCAGCCTTGTTGGAGAAACCTCGAGGGTCTTCACTATCTGAAAGTGTTCATATCCGAAACAGAATCACAGGAGATGTCTTGAAGGTTGTCCGTTATGCATCATTGGCCTTGTGTAGGAATTATGAACCAGAGGCTTTGAGTGGCCTCCAGAAATGGGTTGCAGTACAATTTTCTACCTTGTTTAAAGAAGACAAACAGATTATTCAAGGTGTAACTGGAACCTTTGGGTACTTATCATGGATAACTGGACTCGTGTATCAATCTCAAGGTCAGTATGAAAAGGCAGCTGCATTTTTCTCTCACATGCTTCAGTCTGAAGTTGCATTAACTCTTTTAGGTTCTGATGGTATACAGTTTATTATTTCACGTGTAATTGAGTGTTATACATCAGTCTCTGATTGGAATTCTCTAGAAAACTGGCTCACTGAATTACAGTCACTTCGTGCTATGCATGCTGGGAAAGCTTATTCTGGAGCCCTAACTACAGCTGGTAATGAAGTTAATGCTGTTCATGCCTTGGCACGTTTTGATCTTGGAGATTTTCAAGCAGCTTGGTCCTATCTAGATTTGACACCGAAAAGTAGCTGTGAGATTGCTCTTGATCCTAAGATTGCTTTAGAGAGGAGTGAACAGATGCTTCTGAGATCCATGCTTAAAGGGGATGGATCAGTTCATAAATTCAAGGAAGAACTAGAAAAGGCAAAGTTGATGCTGGATGAAGCATTGTCTGTTGTTCCTCTTGATGGATTGCCTCAGGCGGCAGCTTGTGCCATCCAACTTCATTGCATCCATGTTTTTGAAGAAGGTATAAGATCAAATAGCCAAGATCATGAAAAAAAACTGCCATCAGTTTTGGAGTCCTTTCATCAAGTTCTTTCCTCTCCAATCAGCAGAGTTTATCAAGATTGTGGTTTGTGGATCAAAGTTTTTAGAATTTACCGAACTCTGATGCCAACTTCTTTAACTACACTGCTTCTCTGTCAGCAGCTGATTGCTGTGGGTCGAAAGAAGAACAACTTTATGTTAGCAGACCGCATGATTCAATACCTTAAAGATCATATTTGGATGAGTTCTAAAGGGATACATACCGATCTTGCTCTGACTATGCAGTATGAAGATATCTTACTCAATTATGCAAAAGACAATCATGAAATGGCTATGTTGGATATGTGTTCTTTGATCAGCAGTGATGCATTGTCTGCCTCAGCGATATCTTCGGAAACATGTAGGATTCTAAGGGCCAAGGCATGTTTGAAACTCTCAAATTGGCTACGACAAGGTTCCCCTAATCATGATTTCAAAAATGTTCTGAAAATACATCAATTACTGCTTACTAATAGCGAATGCACATTATTTATGCGAACTGATTTGACTGACAGTGGCATAAACCCTGAGTGGGATTATAATAAAGTTATTGATGAGTTAGTTGGTGCAACCAGAAAAATGTCATGTAATATCTGTCCCACTATGGGTAAGGCCTGGCTCTCTTATGCTTCTTGGTGTTTTCAACAAGCTGAGGGTTCCCCTCTGGTCAATGAGACGGTTCTTCAATCCTGTTCTTTGTCTCCTGTTCTTTGTCCAGAAATTTCTCCATATAGATGCAAAATGACTGAAGTGGAAATATGCAAGGTAGAAGCTACAGTTAGGAGGTTTCTCAGTGATATTAATACATATTCTGCTAATGATTTGGATGAAGAAAGATCAAACTTCTCTAATCTCCAAGAAAAAGAAGCTCATATAAGTTCATTGGTTGAGCAAGCCATATATATAATGCAGGCTGCAGCTGGAGCACCTGGATCTGAGTCATATAATGCTGAATGCCCTTCTGCTGCTGTATCTTCTCGGCTGCAAGTGCTTTTTCTTGATAAAAATGGTGGGATGAGGAAACATGATGCCTTGCCTTTGATCAATGAGTTGGTCAGCATTTGGTGGTCTGTGAGGGAAAGGCAGACCTCATTATATGGGCATGCTGCACATTGCTATTTGAAGTACCTTTCATATTCTTCCAAATATTTAGCCTTTTCTCCTAACAATGTTCTAAATAACGAAAAGAAGAAGAGCTGCACCCTTAGGGCAATGCTCTATGTCCTTCACATTGTTATGAATTACGGATATGAATTAAGGGAGACTTTACCACATGACCTTGCTATAGTTCCTCTGTCTCCATTGCAG GAAGTCATTCCTCAACTCTTTGCTCGTTTAAGTTCTCATCCGAAACAACATGTTCGAAAGCAATTGGAGGGACTTTTAATGATGCTAGCAAAGTCATGTCCTTGGTCTATAGTATACCCCACACTAGTTGATATGAATGCTAATGAAGGACAACCACTGGAGGAGTTGCAACAGATACACGACTGCTTG TTTAAGCTTTATCCAAAATTAGTTCAAGACGTTCAGCTAGTAATAAATGAGATGGGGATGATAACTATTTTGTGGGAGGAGCTTTGGTTGAGCACACTTCAGGATCTTCATACAG ATGTAATACGGCGCATCAATACGTTAAAAGTGGAAGCAGCAAGAGTTGCTGAGAATCCAACACTCAGTGATGCTGAAAAGAACAAGATAAATGCAGCTAAATACTCAGCTATGATGGCTCCAGTCGTTGTGGCACTAGAGCGCCGTTTGACATCAACATCTCGTGAACCAAGAACATCTAACGAGCTTTGGTTCCGCCAAGAGTACTTTGAGCAACTgaaatcagccacattaaatttcaaaactccCCCTAAATCTTCAACAGCTCTAGGTGATGTTTGGCGACCTTTTGATACTATCGCCACATCTTTAGCAACTCATCATCGGAAATCATGTGTATCTTTAATTGATGTGGCTCCGTGTCTGGCATCTCTTATGTCTTCTGATGTTCCAATGCCTGGTTTTGAGAAGCAAATATCAATGTTTGATACCTCAGGAAGCTCTACAATTGACAATGCAGGAATTATTACAATTTGTTCCTTTGGTGAACAGGTAACAATTTTATCAACCAAAACAAAACCTAAGAAGCTGATTTTAAAAGGTTCAGATGGTCAAATGTACACTTATCTTCTTAAAGGGCGTGAGGATCTACGTCTGGATGCCCGAATCATGCAGTTATTACAGGCGATTAATAATTGTTTGTCATCCTGTGATGATACTCGTGGTCGTGAACTCACTATTCGTTATTACTCTGTAACTCCTATTAGTGGCCGTGCAGGATTAATCCAGTGGATAGATAATATAACCAGCATATATAGTGTTTACAAGACATGGCAGATAAACACTCAGATGACTCAGATTTCTGCAGCTGATGCTGTCAATGTAAGCAATTTACCGGCTGTTCCTCGCCCTAGTGATATGTTCTATGGAAAAATTATACCTGCACTCAAAGAAAAAGGAATAAGAAGAGTAATCTCACGAAGGGATTGGCCTCTTGAAGTGAAAAGAAAGGTCTTTTTGGAGCTTACAAAAGAGACTCCAAAACAACTATTATGGCAGGAATTATGGTGTGCCAGTGAGGGTTTCAAAGCATTTAGTACAAAGGCTAAAAG GTTCTCTGGAAGCATTGCAGCCATGAGTATAGTTGGCTACATTCTAGGTCTTGGGGATAGACATTTGGATAATGTTCTTATGGACTTTTCCAGTGGAGAAATTGTCCATATAGATTATAATGTATGTTTCGACAAGGGGAGGAGGTTAAAGGTTCCTGAGATTGTCCCTTTTCGCCTTACTCAGATAATTGAAACTGCTTTAGGGTTGACTGGCACAGAAGGTGCCTTCAGGTCTAACTGTGAGGCTGTCCTGAAGGTTCTCCAGAAGAACAAAGATATAATACTAATGTTACTGGAAGTTTTTATTTGGGACCCATTGGTAGAGTGGACACGGGGAGATATCCATGATGAAGCTGCAATAGGTGGTGAAGAAAAAAAGGGAATGGAGATGGCTGTCAGCCTTAGTCTGTTTGCCTCAAGGGTTCAAGAGATGCGTGTTCCTCTGCAG GAGCATCATGATCATATGGTGGCTACTTTACCATTTGTTGAATCAGCTCTGAAG GCATTCTtggactcattaaatcaatatgAAGTAATATCTACCGTCTTTTATCATGCTGACAAAGAGAGAAAGAGTCTCATGCAGCGTGAGGCATCTACAAAGTTAGTGGTCACTGAAGCCACTTCTATATGTGAAAAATCCAGGACAACTTTTGAAGTCCAGGCCCATGAATTTGCTCAAGCAAAAGCTATGGCTGCTGAGAAAGCCCAAGAGGCATCTCTCTGGATTGATCAGCATGGAGGGGTGCTTGATGCTCTCGGAAGTGGCACGATTCCAGATGCAAACAGTCTATTAATGGTACGTGGCACAGAAGAGTCATTATCTCTTGTTTCTGCTGTTGTCATCTCTGGAGTTCCACTAACAATTGTTCCAGAGCCAACACAAGCACAATGTTTTGATTTGGATAAGGAAGTTTCCCATCTAATCGATGAGTTAGACAGTGGACTTTCTTGTGCAATTGAAGCGCTAAATGAGTATGCATTGGCATTGAAGAAAGTTCTCCCTCTTAGCTACATTGCAAGCAGCCCAGTGCATGGTTGGGCACAAGTGCTGCAGTTGTCAGTAAACAGCCTGTCATCTGAAGCCCTTTTACTTTCTAATAATCACGCGGCTGAGCTTATTGCCAAGAGCAAAGGGGAAGGGTTTGATTCTGTTAGACAGCAGCATCAAGAACTCCTTCATAAAGTGGAAATATATGCTATAGAGATAGAAAAAAATGCTGCTGAGCGTTCAGTACTCATGGAATCAATTGGGGCAGATACTgcagcaaattcaaaggagcgccTTCTGTCGTCCTTCACAAAGTTTATGCAGGCTGTCAGTTTCCAAAGGAATGAAGATGATAAGTTCAAAACTCTTCCAGGACAAAGCAAATGTGATGGATCAAAAGTTGCTAAATCTCAGGAGGATcttgatgagaagaaaatgaaGGCATTTTCTGTTCTATGTGTGGCTGTGATTGATTTATATAAGGATATCAAAACAAATATGACTTATTTCTCTGATAGATTCACTGAAAGGAGAACTGCAGAAATTGGTTCACAAGCTGACACTGGAACTGCTTTTATCAGATTCGAGGAGCAGATTGAGAAAAGCGTACTGGTAGCAGGCTTTGTTAGTGAAGTTCAAGAACTCATTCAAATTGTTTTACCATTTACTGATATTACCGTGGAAAACACAACTGTAGCATTTTCACAAAACTGGGCTTCTATTTTTCAGGCCTGTGTGCGATCAAGTAATCAGTTGCTTGAACAAATTACCGGAACTCTTCTTCCAGAGATTATTAGATCTGCTGTCACCTACAATTCAGAAACAATGGAGGCTTTTGGATTACTTTCTCAGATCCGTGGTTCCATTGATACATCACTAGAGAAGCTTCTTGAGGTTGAACTGGAGAGGGCATCCTTGTTGGAGCTAGAAAAGAGTTATTTTATGAAGGTTGGACTAATTACAGAGCAGCAGTTAGCTCTTGGAGAGGCAGCTCTAAGTGGGCGTGATAATTTGTCCTGGGAAGAAGCTGAAGAGATAGCCTCTCAGGAAGAAGCTTGTAGGTCACAGTTAGaccaacttcatcaaagttggaaCCAAAAAGATACACAGAGTTCCTCTCTTAAAAGGCGGGAAGTCAATATTATAAATTCCTTGAGTTCTTCCCAGCAGTACTTTACATCTTTGATGAACACTGAAGAGGAAGGTTATCTGCATGCTAGAAGAAGCAAAGCTCTTTTGGCTGCACTTGAAAAGCCCTTTGCTGAGCTTGAATCAGTCAATCATGATCTGGTTTCACATGGTACAATTCCCATAAATTCAGATGGTTCCACCTACAAGCTAACTGATTCTGTGACATCTGGCTCGGCAATATCTGAATCGGTGTGGGATTTTACATTCTTGTTGAGGGATCATGCTttttttatttggaaaattaGTATTATGGACTCAATTCTGGACATGTGCTTTCATGAGATTTCATCTTCACTCGACAGTAATGTTGGTTTTGATCAACTTTATAAATCTCTAAAAAAGAAGCTAGAGATTCATTTGCAGGATCGTATTTATCGTTATCTAATTGGAAGAGTTGCACCTGCTTTTGTGACAGAATTAACTAAACAGACTGAACATTTGCAGCACATGGTGGAAGCAAGAAGAGAATTTGTGTTTGATCAAGCAAAGAAAGATTCAGGATCTGTAAGAAAAATTAGCCTCATGCTCGAGCAATACTGCGACGCACATGAGACTACTAGGGCTGCCCAGTCAGCAGTTTCTCTCATGACAAGACAGGAGAATGAGCTAACTGAGGCTCTTGCAGAGACTGTTCTTGAAATTGTACAAATGGAATGGCTTCATGATTTGTCATCACCATATCTATTGAAAACCAAGGTTTCTTCTGAAAAGTTTCTTGGTGCTGATAAATTGTATCCATTAGTTTTAGATATTAACCGGCCAAAATTATTGGAAAAGCTACAGTCTTCTATGTCCTTAGTAGCACGATCAGTAGAATGCTTACAAGCTTGTGAAAGGACATCAGCATCTGCTGAAGGGCAGCTGGAGAGAGCCATGGCATGGGCTTGTGCTGGTTCAACAGCTGTTGGAACTGGCTCTACGTCCAAGATTTCAGGAATTCCTGCAGAGTTCCATGATCATCTAATACGCAGAAGACAATTGCTTTGGGCGGTTCAAGAACAGGCAAGTGATATTATAAAGATCTGCAATTCTGTGATGGAGTTTGAAGCATCAAGAGATGGACTTTTCTGGATACCCGGTGAAAAAACTTCTGGGCGGACAACTGCAGATGGAAGGACCTGGCAGCAAGCTTACTTGAATACGCTGACCAGATTAGATGTTTGTTACCATTCTTTTAACT GTGCCGAACAAGAATGGAAGATGGCTGAAAGTAACATGGAAGCTTCTGCTAATGCCTTGTTTGCtgcaaccagtgagctccacattACCTCTGTAAAGGCAAATTCTGCTTCAG ATGACCTGCATAAGATTGTTGCTGTTATGATTGAGCACGCAATTGGGGCAAATGCAGCTTTATCTTCGTTTATCCATATTTCCAGAAGCCATACTGCTTTGACATCTGAATGTGGTTCCATGTTGGAGGAG GTCTTGGCTATAACTGAAGGTTTGGAGGATGTTTATATCTTGGGGAAGGAGGCGGCTACAGCACACGGTGCTCTTATGGCAGATCTTTCTAAG GCACACTCAATCATTTTTCCTCTTGAAGCTTCACTTTCAGCTGATTTGGCTGCTGTGGCCGATACATCATTCAaagataaggacaataataaaGAGATATCTCTTGTTCGTGGGCAATCACTGTAC CAAACTTATATTTTCAGACTTCGTGAAGCTTATCAATCTTTGGCTCCTTTGGTTCTTTCATTAACCAACTATGTAAAGGAGCTTCATTCCACACTAACCAAACTTGCACGTGTTTCCAATCTTCATGCAGGAAATCTTCATCAA GCTCTTGAAGGTCTTGGAGAGAGTCAAATCTCAAGATCTCAAAATCTTGCTATATCTGGTTCTGAACCCTCAAATAATGTGATTTTATTAAATGAGAGTGGAGGGTTTCTTGAGAGTAGTGGAGAAATTGTTGAGAACTTAGTTACAAATGTCGGATTCCTCCATGATGAAGGATGGATATCTGCGCCAGATCACACATACACCAGTAGCGAAGGCTCCACTATCATCTTAAGTGGAAGTAGCACCTTTGAGAAGTCAGACCATGTGGAACAGTGCTTTGGTAGCAATACTACTGGAGAGGATACCAGCATTAGTATCTCTGATAAAATTACTGAGGGATTTGAAACCATATCTGTTGATTCTGAGAATCAACAGTCTAAATATATATCACAGGATGTTGCCATTGGTTTGTCTTCAATAGCACCATCAGACCTAG GGAAGGGAAAATCTGAAGTAGTGAAAGATTTGATGGGTGATAATGAAGATTACTCCAAGCTGGTCGATGAACGAGGTGAAATTCTTGTTGATTCTTCATGCCCTGATGTTGCAAACCAGAAAACAAGGG GTAAGAACGCTTATGCTCTGACAGTCTTGAAGCaagttgaattaaaaatagatggaAGGAGTATTGATGACAG GTCTTCAGAAGTTTCAGAACAAGTAGATTACCTTATTAAGCAAGCAACAAGCATTGACAACTTGTGTAACATGTATGAAGGTTGGACACCATGGATATGA